A region from the uncultured Draconibacterium sp. genome encodes:
- a CDS encoding porin family protein, with product MKKVFISIIVLFIGCSVFAQKQKINYLTTFDDKLFHFGFTIGMNTLDFNVVNYNLIGENPDFIPYPLDRIAWDSKIRSDVATLIPGFTVGIITSMRLSKDFNLRFLPGLSFGERQLTFNVPVKDVNVYDEDLSYYTIRSTFLDFPLLLKYKARRINNDRPYVIFGGAYRHDISRTAQEDLIKLKSGGLYAELGGGWDHYFPFFRFSVEAKFSLGLNNQLGDLPGGQQRLYYAQSIKNLRSKIFTLSFHFE from the coding sequence GTGAAGAAAGTTTTTATCTCAATAATAGTCCTGTTTATTGGTTGTAGTGTTTTTGCACAGAAACAAAAAATTAACTACCTCACCACCTTCGATGATAAACTTTTTCATTTTGGGTTTACGATTGGAATGAATACCCTCGATTTTAATGTGGTAAATTACAACCTCATTGGTGAAAATCCCGATTTTATTCCATACCCTCTTGACCGAATTGCATGGGATAGTAAAATCCGATCAGATGTGGCCACTTTAATTCCTGGTTTTACAGTTGGTATTATAACCAGTATGCGGTTGTCGAAAGATTTTAACCTGAGGTTTTTACCCGGACTTTCGTTTGGCGAGCGACAGTTGACATTTAATGTGCCGGTAAAAGATGTTAACGTGTATGATGAAGATTTGTCGTATTATACCATACGTTCAACATTTCTTGATTTTCCGCTACTATTAAAGTATAAGGCCCGGCGAATTAACAACGACAGACCTTATGTTATTTTTGGTGGCGCTTATCGACATGATATTTCACGTACGGCGCAGGAAGACTTAATAAAACTAAAGAGCGGTGGATTATACGCTGAGCTTGGCGGTGGCTGGGACCATTATTTCCCGTTTTTCCGTTTTTCTGTTGAAGCAAAATTCAGCCTTGGATTAAACAACCAGTTAGGCGATTTGCCGGGAGGCCAACAACGTTTGTATTATGCCCAATCCATAAAAAATCTACGGTCGAAAATATTCACACTGTCGTTTCACTTCGAGTAA